Proteins from a genomic interval of Clostridium scatologenes:
- a CDS encoding sulfite exporter TauE/SafE family protein: MIINIISGILMAFTLFFVFVFFQDYVKTKKEGRLEEGGNFLVYGIVGLIANFFDTLGIGSFAPTTAVYKFLKLVDDRIIPGTLNVANCVPVVTEALIFMTVIKVDITTLVTMILAATAGSYFGAGIVSKLPKKKVQIGMGIALLIVAFVMLSGLLNIMPVGGTSTSLTGVKLIAGLIGNFMLGALMCIGIGNYAPCMALVFALGMSPKVAFPIMMGSCAFLEPVAAIKFIREGAYHRKVSLATNLFGIIGVLIAAYIVKELPLTMLKWVVVIVIVYTSVIMFRSAMKKKVE; the protein is encoded by the coding sequence ATGATTATTAATATTATTTCAGGAATTCTTATGGCCTTTACCTTGTTTTTTGTATTTGTTTTTTTTCAGGATTATGTGAAAACAAAAAAAGAAGGAAGACTTGAGGAAGGGGGTAACTTTTTAGTTTATGGAATAGTAGGTTTAATAGCAAATTTTTTTGATACGTTGGGAATAGGAAGTTTTGCACCTACCACTGCAGTTTATAAATTTTTAAAGCTTGTGGATGACAGAATAATTCCAGGTACCTTAAATGTTGCAAATTGTGTTCCGGTAGTTACAGAAGCACTTATATTTATGACTGTTATTAAAGTCGATATAACTACGTTGGTTACAATGATTTTGGCAGCTACTGCAGGATCTTATTTTGGAGCAGGAATAGTGTCCAAGCTACCGAAAAAAAAGGTTCAAATTGGAATGGGAATAGCCCTTCTGATTGTTGCATTTGTAATGTTGTCGGGATTGCTAAATATAATGCCTGTGGGAGGTACATCAACATCACTTACAGGAGTTAAGCTAATAGCAGGTCTTATAGGTAACTTTATGCTTGGAGCTTTAATGTGTATAGGAATAGGAAATTATGCACCATGTATGGCTTTGGTTTTTGCATTAGGAATGTCTCCTAAGGTAGCGTTTCCTATAATGATGGGTTCATGTGCATTCCTTGAGCCTGTAGCCGCTATAAAGTTTATTAGAGAAGGAGCTTATCATAGAAAAGTATCTTTAGCTACAAATCTTTTTGGTATTATAGGTGTTCTAATTGCTGCTTATATTGTCAAGGAATTACCACTTACTATGTTAAAATGGGTAGTAGTGATTGTAATTGTATATACTTCTGTTATTATGTTTAGATCTGCAATGAAAAAGAAGGTTGAATAA